In the Setaria italica strain Yugu1 chromosome VI, Setaria_italica_v2.0, whole genome shotgun sequence genome, one interval contains:
- the LOC101764111 gene encoding transcription factor MYC2 has product MDELVVCPASTACSSPSPASFFSTAGHHQQQQQELDFVSSEVLEQWLAIDDCMDDETLMDGAAWGIEGSRSPGNDLSGKPPAPAPKRRGRKPGPGTSGLALTHVEAERQRRDKLNRRFYELRAAVPTVSRMDKASLLADAAAYITQLRGRVEQLEAEAKQAAASAVAAAATAAAPAQEKLEVRMVGQEAAALRLTTAARHAPARLMLALRSLDLPVQHACVCRVGSVTVQDAVVDVPAAALRDERRLRAALLNRLQQSG; this is encoded by the coding sequence ATGGATGAACTCGTCGTCtgccccgcctccaccgcctgcAGCTCCCCCTCCCCGGcttccttcttctccaccgccggccaccaccagcagcagcagcaggagctcgACTTCGTGTCCAGCGAGGTCTTGGAGCAATGGCTGGCGATCGACGACTGCATGGACGACGAGACCCTGATGGACGGCGCCGCGTGGGGCATCGAGGGCTCGCGCTCGCCGGGCAACGATCTGTCCGGCAAGCCGCCGGCACCTGCGCCCAAGCGGCGGGGCCGGAAGCCCGGGCCCGGGACCAGCGGCCTCGCCCTCACCCACGTCGAggcggagcggcagcggcgggacaAGCTCAACCGCCGCTTCTACGAGCTCCGCGCGGCCGTGCCCACCGTGTCCCGGATGGACAAAGCGTCCCTCctcgcggacgccgccgcctacATCACCCAGCTGCGCGGCCGCGTGGAGCAGCTCGAGGCCGAGGCCAAGCAGGCCGCGGCATCCGCCGTGGCCGCtgcggccaccgcggcggcgcccgcccaGGAGAAGCTGGAGGTGCGGATGGtcgggcaggaggcggcggcgctgcgcctgacgacggcggcgcgccacgCCCCCGCGCGCCTCATGCTGGCGCTCCGGTCGCTGGACCTGCCCGTGCAGCACGCGTGCGTGTGCCGTGTGGGCAGCGTCACCGTGCAGGACGCCGTCGTCGacgtgcccgccgccgcgctgcgggacgagcgccgcctccgcgccgcgttGCTCAACAGGCTGCAGCAGAGCGGctag
- the LOC101763717 gene encoding transcription factor bHLH14, whose amino-acid sequence MDELVSSSSSPSTAPIFSPAGNLLELDFVSCDVPDQWMGGQDWLDEPLDLDGAAWADEAGSGGSASAGNADVSGEPPPAPKRQRGRKPGPRTNGPVISHVEAERQRRDKLNRRFCELRAAVPTVSRMDKASLLADAAAYIAELRDRVEQLEAEAKQASAATTVAAAAHPFAGGGLEENLEVRMLGREAAALRLTSAARHAPARLMLALRSLDLAVQHACVCRVGSTTVQDAVVDVPATLRDERGLRAALLHKLQRSV is encoded by the coding sequence ATGGATGAGCTCGTCTCCTCCAGCAGCTCTCCCTCCACCGCCCCCATCTTCTCCCCCGCCGGCAACCTCCTGGAGCTCGACTTCGTGTCCTGCGACGTCCCGGACCAATGGATGGGGGGCCAAGACTGGCTTGACGAGCCCCTGGACCTGGATGGCGCCGCGTGGGCCGACGAGGCGGGCTCGGGCGGCTCCGCGTCGGCGGGCAACGCCGACGTGTCCGGcgagccgccgcccgcgccgaaGCGGCAGCGCGGCCGGAAGCCCGGGCCCCGGACCAACGGCCCCGTCATCAGCCACGTGGAGgccgagcggcagcggcgggacaAGCTGAACCGCCGCTTCTGCGAGCTCCGGGCCGCCGTGCCCACCGTGTCCCGGATGGACAAGGCGTccctcctcgccgacgccgccgcctacATCGCCGAGCTGCGCGACCGCGTGGAGCAGCTCGAGGCCGAGGCGAAGCAGGCCTCCGCTGCCaccacggtggcggcggccgcccatccgttcgccggcggcggcctcgaggAGAATCTGGAGGTGCGGATGCtcgggcgggaggcggcggcgctgcgcctGACGTCGGCGGCGCGCCACGCCCCCGCGCGCCTCATGCTCGCGCTCCGGTCGCTGGACCTGGCCGTGCAGCACGCGTGCGTGTGCCGCGTGGGCAGCACCACCGTGCAGGACGCCGTCGTCGACGTGCCCGCCACGCTGCGGGACGAgcgcggcctccgcgccgcgctgcTCCACAAGCTGCAGCGGAGCGTCTAA